In a single window of the Procambarus clarkii isolate CNS0578487 chromosome 51, FALCON_Pclarkii_2.0, whole genome shotgun sequence genome:
- the LOC138351970 gene encoding zinc finger protein 512B-like → MPSRHTAPSHHTAPSQHTARHSTPPVTAHRPVTAHRPVTAHRPVTAHRPVTAHRPVTAHRPVTAHRPVTAHRPVTAHRPVTAHRPVTAHRPVTAHRPVTAHRPVTAHRPSQHTAPSQHTAPSQHTAPSRHTAPSQHTAPSQHTAPSRHTAPSQHTALSQHTARHSTPPVTAHRPVTAHRPVTAHRPVTAHRPVTAHRTVTAHRTVTAHRPVTAHRPVTAHRPVTAHRPVTAHRPVTAHRPSRHTAPSQHTAPSQHTAPSQHTAPSQHTAPSQHTAPTRQTAPSRHTAPSQHTAPSRHTAPSQHTAPSRHTAPSQHTAPSQHTAPSRHTAPSQHTAPSRHTAGHGTPPVTTHRPSQHTVTLRHVLSPRSCHFKFTRQNKVQKIASELLPKFVLDFRWG, encoded by the coding sequence ATGCCGTCACGACACACCGCCCCGTCACACCACACCGCCCCGTCACAGCACACCGCCCGTCACAGCACACCGCCCGTCACAGCACACCGCCCCGTCACAGCACACCGCCCCGTCACGGCACACCGCCCCGTCACAGCACACCGCCCCGTCACGGCACACCGGCCCGTCACGGCACACCGCCCCGTCACAGCACACCGCCCCGTCACAGCACACCGCCCCGTCACGGCACACCGCCCCGTCACAGCACACCGCCCCGTCACGGCACACCGCCCCGTCACGGCACACCGCCCCGTCACAGCACACCGCCCCGTCACGGCACACCGCCCGTCACAGCACACCGCCCCGTCACAGCACACCGCCCCGTCACAGCACACCGCCCCGTCACGGCACACCGCCCCGTCACAGCACACCGCCCCGTCACAGCACACCGCCCCGTCACGGCACACCGCCCCGTCACAGCACACCGCCCTGTCACAGCACACCGCCCGTCACAGCACACCGCCCGTCACGGCACACCGCCCCGTCACAGCACACCGCCCCGTCACAGCACACCGCCCCGTCACAGCACACCGCCCCGTCACAGCACACCGCACCGTCACAGCACACCGCACCGTCACAGCACACCGCCCCGTCACAGCACACCGCCCCGTCACAGCACACCGCCCCGTCACAGCACACCGCCCCGTCACAGCACACCGCCCCGTCACGGCACACCGCCCGTCACGGCACACCGCCCCGTCACAGCACACCGCCCCGTCACAGCACACCGCCCCGTCACAGCACACCGCCCCGTCACAGCACACCGCCCCGTCACAGCACACCGCCCCGACACGGCAAACCGCCCCGTCACGGCACACCGCCCCGTCACAGCACACCGCCCCGTCACGGCACACCGCCCCGTCACAGCACACCGCCCCGTCACGGCACACCGCCCCGTCACAGCACACCGCCCCGTCACAGCACACCGCCCCATCACGGCACACCGCCCCGTCACAGCACACCGCCCCGTCACGGCACACCGCCGGTCACGGCACACCGCCGGTCACGACACACCGGCCGTCACAACACACCGTCACCTTGCGTCACGTGTTATCCCCCCGCTCATGTCATTTTAAATTCACACGGCAGAATAAAGTTCAGAAAATTGCTTCAGAATTGCTACCCAAGTTTGTTTTGGATTTTCGTTGGGGATAA